A stretch of the Vicinamibacterales bacterium genome encodes the following:
- a CDS encoding 4Fe-4S dicluster domain-containing protein yields MANYGFAIDLRKCIGCHACTIACKAEHEIPVGVNRCWVKTVEKGTFPDTQRFFFPVLCNQCTDAPCVGICPTRALFKRRDGIVDLNGESCIGCRACMEACPYDQLFIDPNTHTAEKCNFCANRVENELLPACVIVCPTECRIFGDLDDPSSAVSRIVQHQAYDVRKPEKGTGPKIFYLGADESVIRPEAAVRPLYFKEGQVHLRPVGAPVEDPDSPGDPRVDYDTPHKKPWGIDMVLYLFFKAVSTGAMMLAALLWLFGDRGALTTIAAPIISIVCISLTTIVLIADLERPERFYYILTRSNWRSWLVWGTWFLAAHGTLSGLWLVSGWMGWTRVIDAIALPALLAAVLATSYTGFLFAQGRGRDLWQGRHGAIHLVAQSGMAGAATIGLAAKLFDIHPSHDVVFVPATVFLVSVVAHLAMLLFENVISSSPTRHHQLAVQAIRHGAFARLFWGMAIAAGGVLPLVLLFVTTGVAVVDSVKVVAAFVLVLAGSAAWDYIWIEAGQSVPLS; encoded by the coding sequence CCTGCACCATCGCCTGTAAAGCCGAGCACGAGATCCCGGTCGGCGTGAACCGCTGCTGGGTGAAGACCGTCGAAAAAGGCACGTTTCCCGACACGCAGCGCTTCTTCTTTCCCGTCCTGTGCAACCAGTGCACCGACGCGCCCTGCGTAGGCATCTGCCCGACGCGCGCCCTCTTCAAGCGCCGCGACGGCATCGTCGATCTGAACGGCGAGAGCTGCATCGGCTGCCGTGCCTGCATGGAAGCGTGTCCCTACGATCAGCTCTTCATCGATCCCAATACCCACACCGCCGAGAAGTGCAACTTCTGCGCGAACCGCGTCGAGAACGAGCTGCTGCCGGCCTGCGTGATCGTCTGTCCGACCGAGTGCCGCATCTTCGGCGATCTCGACGACCCGTCGAGCGCGGTGTCGCGCATCGTCCAGCACCAGGCGTACGACGTGCGCAAGCCGGAGAAGGGCACCGGCCCGAAGATCTTCTATCTCGGCGCCGACGAGAGCGTCATCCGTCCCGAAGCAGCCGTGCGCCCGCTCTATTTCAAGGAAGGCCAGGTACACCTGCGTCCGGTCGGCGCGCCGGTAGAGGATCCCGATTCGCCGGGCGATCCGCGCGTCGACTACGACACGCCTCACAAGAAGCCGTGGGGCATCGACATGGTGCTCTACCTCTTCTTCAAGGCGGTCTCGACGGGCGCGATGATGCTGGCGGCGCTTCTGTGGCTGTTCGGGGATCGTGGGGCGCTGACCACGATCGCGGCCCCGATCATCTCCATCGTCTGCATCTCGTTGACGACGATCGTGCTGATTGCCGACCTGGAGCGGCCGGAGCGGTTCTACTACATCCTGACGCGCTCGAACTGGCGATCCTGGCTGGTGTGGGGCACGTGGTTCCTCGCTGCGCACGGCACCCTGAGCGGGCTGTGGCTCGTGAGCGGCTGGATGGGATGGACGCGAGTGATCGATGCGATCGCGCTGCCGGCACTCCTTGCAGCCGTGCTCGCCACGTCGTACACGGGCTTCCTGTTCGCGCAGGGGCGCGGTCGCGATCTCTGGCAGGGCCGGCACGGGGCGATCCATCTCGTCGCGCAGTCGGGCATGGCCGGCGCCGCGACGATCGGTTTGGCCGCCAAGTTGTTCGACATCCATCCCTCGCACGACGTGGTTTTCGTCCCAGCCACGGTATTCCTGGTCAGTGTCGTCGCGCATCTCGCGATGCTGCTCTTCGAGAACGTCATCTCGTCGAGCCCGACGCGGCATCATCAGCTGGCGGTGCAGGCAATCCGCCACGGCGCGTTCGCGCGACTCTTCTGGGGCATGGCGATCGCGGCGGGCGGCGTCCTGCCGCTCGTGCTCCTGTTCGTGACCACCGGCGTTGCCGTCGTGGACTCTGTGAAAGTGGTCGCGGCGTTCGTGCTCGTGCTCGCCGGCAGCGCCGCCTGGGACTACATCTGGATCGAGGCCGGCCAAAGCGTGCCGCTCAGCTGA
- a CDS encoding molybdopterin-dependent oxidoreductase: protein MAFKSHPPPEQWDNFVDFESTSWPKKERRSYWIIPTICFNCESACGLLAYVDKEKMDVRKVEGNPMHPGSRGRTCAKGVVTPNQLDDPDRILYPLRRKGARGAGEWERVSWDDALDEIGGRIGKAIREGRRHELMYHVGRPGEDGYANRVLQAWGVDGHNSHTNVCSSSARLGHFLWTGDDRPSPDYANAKTILLLSSHLETGHYFNPHAQRIVDAKSQGATLITIDPRLSNTSAKADLWLPAYSGTEGALLLAIARILLEEDLYDKTFVRDWVNWREYLEALHPDRPVTFESFIDALKAEYARFTPEYAAEETGVGADRIVAAAQAIGRAGNRFATHSWRAAAAGNLWGWQITRCLYLLVVLTGSVGSVGGVNLHATNKFVPKHPNPPPAPEYWNELLFPREFPLSFHELSYLLPHFLKEGRGRLDVYFTRVYNPLWTNPDGFSWMEVLQDPDKIGLHVSLSPTWSETAWFADYILPMGLGTERHDTMSQETHAGQWLGFRQPVLRVAREKAGQPVSATHEANPGEVWEEAEFWVALSWKIDPDGALGIRRFFESPYRPGQPITMDEYYGWMFEHSVPGLPEAAAKEGLTPLQYMRKYGVFQVSDSSYSRGHERPLTESEASGGRLTQDGSSFVRGEAAIGVVVDGVPRAGFNTPSRKLEFYSATLSRWGWPEHALPQYLPGHVHWRDLKRDQGEFDLLPNFRLPTLVHTRSAVKWLYEISHTNPLWISTADARRHGLRTGDLVKVVTRIGWFVTRAWVTEGIRPGVLGMSHHLGRWRLQEDAGGSRSATALVTIARADGGRYTMRQIHGARPFASRDPDSQRIWWREVGVHQNLTFPVQPDPVSGMHCWHQRVRLEKPAPDDRYGDIEVDTEKAHAAYKEWMQRTRPAPGPDGTRRPMWFDRPLRPVAAAYRLTPSR from the coding sequence ATGGCGTTCAAGTCACATCCGCCGCCCGAACAGTGGGACAACTTCGTCGACTTCGAGTCGACCAGCTGGCCGAAGAAGGAGCGCCGGAGCTACTGGATTATTCCGACGATCTGCTTCAACTGCGAATCCGCCTGCGGTCTGCTTGCCTATGTCGACAAAGAGAAGATGGACGTGCGCAAGGTCGAAGGCAACCCGATGCATCCGGGCAGCCGCGGCCGGACGTGCGCCAAGGGCGTCGTCACGCCGAACCAGCTGGACGATCCCGATCGCATCCTCTATCCGCTGCGACGCAAGGGGGCGCGCGGCGCCGGCGAGTGGGAGCGCGTCTCGTGGGACGACGCCCTGGACGAGATCGGCGGACGGATCGGAAAAGCGATCCGGGAGGGACGCCGCCACGAGCTGATGTACCACGTCGGCCGTCCCGGCGAGGACGGCTACGCCAACCGCGTACTGCAGGCGTGGGGGGTCGACGGCCACAACAGCCACACCAACGTCTGCTCTTCGTCAGCGCGGCTCGGTCACTTCCTGTGGACCGGCGACGATCGGCCGTCGCCCGACTACGCCAACGCGAAAACGATCCTGCTGCTCTCGTCGCATCTCGAGACCGGCCACTACTTCAATCCGCATGCGCAACGGATCGTCGACGCCAAGTCGCAGGGCGCGACGCTCATCACGATCGATCCGCGGCTGTCGAATACGTCGGCGAAGGCGGACCTGTGGCTGCCCGCCTATTCGGGCACCGAGGGGGCGCTGCTGCTGGCCATCGCGCGCATCCTGCTCGAAGAGGATCTCTACGACAAAACGTTCGTGCGCGACTGGGTCAACTGGCGTGAATACCTCGAGGCACTGCATCCCGATCGGCCGGTCACCTTCGAGAGCTTCATCGACGCGCTGAAGGCGGAATACGCGCGGTTCACACCCGAGTACGCGGCGGAGGAAACCGGCGTCGGCGCCGATCGCATCGTCGCCGCCGCGCAGGCGATCGGGCGCGCCGGCAACCGGTTCGCCACGCACAGCTGGCGCGCCGCGGCGGCCGGCAACCTCTGGGGATGGCAGATCACGCGCTGCCTCTACCTGCTGGTCGTGCTCACCGGCAGCGTCGGCAGCGTCGGCGGTGTCAACCTGCACGCCACGAACAAGTTCGTGCCGAAGCACCCCAATCCGCCGCCGGCGCCCGAGTACTGGAACGAGCTGCTGTTTCCTCGCGAATTCCCGCTGTCGTTCCACGAGCTGAGTTACCTGCTGCCGCACTTTCTCAAAGAAGGACGCGGCCGACTCGACGTCTATTTCACGCGCGTCTACAACCCGCTGTGGACGAACCCCGACGGCTTCTCGTGGATGGAGGTCTTGCAGGACCCCGACAAGATCGGCCTGCACGTCTCGCTTTCTCCGACCTGGAGCGAAACGGCCTGGTTCGCCGACTACATCCTGCCGATGGGACTCGGCACCGAGCGCCACGACACGATGAGCCAGGAGACGCACGCCGGCCAGTGGCTCGGGTTCCGGCAGCCGGTCCTGAGGGTGGCGCGCGAGAAAGCCGGGCAGCCCGTCTCCGCGACGCATGAAGCCAACCCCGGCGAAGTCTGGGAGGAGGCGGAGTTCTGGGTCGCGCTCAGCTGGAAGATCGATCCGGACGGGGCGCTCGGCATCCGCCGCTTCTTCGAGAGTCCATATCGGCCCGGGCAGCCGATCACGATGGACGAGTACTACGGCTGGATGTTCGAGCACTCGGTTCCCGGCCTTCCAGAGGCGGCAGCCAAAGAGGGCCTCACGCCGCTGCAGTACATGCGGAAGTACGGCGTCTTCCAGGTCTCGGACAGCAGCTACAGCCGCGGGCACGAGCGTCCGCTGACGGAATCGGAAGCCTCGGGCGGCCGTCTCACGCAGGACGGGTCGTCGTTCGTGCGCGGCGAGGCAGCCATCGGCGTGGTCGTCGACGGCGTACCACGCGCGGGCTTCAACACCCCGTCGCGCAAGCTGGAGTTCTATTCGGCGACGCTTTCACGCTGGGGCTGGCCGGAACATGCACTGCCGCAGTACCTGCCCGGCCACGTCCACTGGCGCGACCTCAAACGCGATCAGGGGGAGTTCGACCTGCTCCCGAACTTCCGGCTGCCGACGCTCGTCCACACGCGATCGGCGGTCAAATGGCTCTATGAGATCTCGCACACGAATCCGCTCTGGATCTCGACCGCCGACGCGCGGCGCCACGGCCTGCGGACCGGCGATCTGGTCAAGGTCGTCACCAGGATCGGCTGGTTCGTGACGCGCGCCTGGGTCACCGAGGGCATTCGTCCCGGCGTTCTCGGCATGTCACATCACCTCGGACGCTGGCGGCTGCAGGAGGACGCCGGGGGGTCGCGCTCGGCCACTGCGCTGGTCACGATCGCGCGCGCTGACGGGGGCCGCTACACGATGCGCCAGATCCACGGCGCCCGCCCGTTTGCCAGCCGCGATCCCGACAGCCAGCGGATCTGGTGGCGGGAAGTCGGCGTCCATCAGAACCTGACCTTCCCCGTGCAGCCCGACCCGGTGAGCGGCATGCACTGCTGGC